A window from Prinia subflava isolate CZ2003 ecotype Zambia chromosome Z, Cam_Psub_1.2, whole genome shotgun sequence encodes these proteins:
- the NFIL3 gene encoding nuclear factor interleukin-3-regulated protein: MQLRKMQTLKKEHGPVDTSSNVDKIMVLKSTLAEVSEELSTNEDILLTEASSGKSKSSACRRKREFIPDEKKDAMYWEKRRKNNEAAKRSREKRRLNDLVLENKLIALGEENATLKAELLSLKLKFGLISSAAYAQEIQKLSSSTTVYFQDYQSSKSNINSFVDEHEPSIVGSSCISVIKHSPQSSMSDVSETSTVEHTQPSRIQSNCRSPENKFQIIKQEPMELEREPRDDRGSYKASIYPNYMGATFNVYSHSPPLLQVNRSSSNSPRTSETDDGVVGKSSDGEDEQQVPKGPIHSPVEHKNVHATVKVPEVNSSALPHKLRIKAKAMQVKVEAMDNDYDATQKLSSPIDMSSKRHFELEKHGAQNLVHSSHTPFSVQVTNIQDWSLKPELWHQKELNVKIQSGCKTGVVEIKDNIYNVSESENLYLKQGIANLSAEVASLKRLITTQISASDSG, encoded by the coding sequence ATGCAGCTGAGAAAAATGCAGACCCTTAAAAAGGAGCACGGACCTGTTGACACAAGTAGCAATGTGGACAAAATCATGGTACTTAAGTCGACCTTAGCAGAAGTATCTGAAGAATTGTCTACAAATGAAGATATTCTACTTACTGAAGCAAGCAGTGGAAAGAGCAAATCTTCAGCTTGCAGGAGAAAGCGAGAATTCATTCCAGATGAAAAGAAAGATGCTATGTATTGGGAGAAAAGGCGGAAAAATAATGAAGCTGCCAAAAGATCTCGTGAAAAGCGACGACTGAATGACCTTGTCTTAGAGAACAAACTAATTGCACTGGGAGAGGAGAATGCCACTTtgaaggcagagctgctttcaCTGAAGTTAAAGTTTGGTTTAATTAGTTCTGCGGCCTATGCCCAAGAGATACAGAAACTCAGTAGCTCAACAACTGTGTATTTTCAAGATTATCAGAGTTCCAAATCAAATATTAACTCATTTGTAGATGAACATGAACCATCTATAGTTGGTAGCAGTTGTATTTCTGTCATTAAACATTCTCCTCAAAGCTCAATGTCCGATGTATCTGAAACATCAACTGTAGAGCATACCCAACCAAGTCGTATACAGAGCAACTGTAGAAGTCCTGAAAATAAGTTCCAGATTATAAAGCAGGAGCCCATGGAATTAGAGAGAGAGCCAAGAGATGACAGAGGTTCCTATAAAGCATCCATATATCCAAACTACATGGGAGCTACCTTTAATGTGTACTCACATTCTCCTCCTCTCTTGCAAGTTAATAGGTCCTCCAGTAATTCCCCGAGAACGTCAGAAACTGATGATGGCGTAGTTGGAAAGTCATCTGATGGAGAAGATGAACAGCAGGTTCCTAAGGGTCCAATTCATTCCCCAGTTGAACATAAAAATGTTCATGCAACAGTGAAAGTTCCAGAAGTCAATTCTTCAGCTTTGCCTCACAAGCTTCGAATCAAAGCCAAAGCCATGCAAGTTAAAGTGGAAGCAATGGATAATGACTACGATGCAACGCAGAAGTTGTCGTCACCCATTGACATGTCCTCAAAAAGACATTTTGAGCTTGAAAAACATGGTGCGCAAAACTTGGTGCATTCTTCTCACACTCCTTTCTCGGTTCAAGTGACTAATATCCAAGACTGGTCACTTAAACCAGAACTCTGGCATCAGAAGGAACTCAATGTTAAAATTCAGAGTGGTTGCAAAACTGGAGTTGTTGAAATAAAAGACAATATCTACAATGTCTCTGAGTCAGAGAACCTCTATTTGAAGCAGGGCATAGCAAACTTATCTGCAGAGGTTGCTTCGCTTAAAAGACTTATAACTACACAAATCTCTGCATCAGACTCTGGTTAA